From one Cyanobacteria bacterium QS_8_64_29 genomic stretch:
- a CDS encoding CopY family transcriptional regulator has translation MTPLPEHRPQKLTLGPLEAEILEILWDLEVATIKAIHARILADPDRELEYASVATVLRRLARKRWVRSDKADGVCYWQPLVSREQARALQAYERLNRFLAVSNPDVVASFADSLDAASLAQIEAIAARVEAVRRQQDEEHP, from the coding sequence ATGACGCCCCTTCCCGAGCACCGCCCGCAAAAGCTGACCCTGGGACCGCTTGAGGCCGAGATCCTGGAGATTCTCTGGGATCTGGAGGTCGCGACCATCAAAGCCATTCACGCCCGCATCCTGGCCGATCCGGATCGCGAGCTGGAGTACGCTTCCGTGGCCACGGTGCTGCGCCGCCTGGCCCGCAAGCGCTGGGTGCGCTCGGACAAAGCGGACGGGGTTTGCTACTGGCAACCGCTAGTCTCGCGCGAGCAAGCCCGCGCGCTGCAGGCCTACGAGCGGCTCAACCGCTTTCTGGCGGTCAGCAACCCGGATGTGGTCGCCTCGTTTGCCGATAGTCTGGACGCAGCCAGCTTGGCGCAAATTGAGGCGATCGCGGCGCGCGTGGAGGCCGTTCGCCGCCAGCAGGATGAGGAGCACCCCTGA
- a CDS encoding universal stress protein UspA-like protein: MFQRCLICTDFSDGLHRLVNFVPELAAGGLEQIVFLSSVPLWEEGGVPRVDEARVARTKERLDEATQNLPAGVDVQVEVPSGRPVETILRALEQYDIDVVLTGTPIRSLLQEKLIGSTSMGLVRSTKTPITLLRPQLISTYMREELALRCRNLWHSLLIPYNHSQAARHSIEQIANYVRNAAQNSHWLQRCVLCWVVEDGGRREALADSRVQDAQKTLQSVKAELEALDLQVETQVRRGSPFVQIVEAASAFDISAIAISTDAQITLRDLTVPSVANELLRRSWYPVLTFPRHA, encoded by the coding sequence ATGTTTCAGCGTTGCCTGATCTGCACCGATTTCTCCGATGGCCTGCACCGGCTGGTCAACTTCGTGCCGGAGCTGGCCGCCGGCGGCTTGGAGCAGATCGTGTTTTTATCCAGCGTGCCGCTTTGGGAAGAAGGGGGCGTGCCGCGCGTCGATGAAGCCCGCGTCGCGCGGACCAAAGAACGCCTAGATGAGGCTACCCAAAATCTGCCGGCCGGCGTTGACGTCCAAGTGGAGGTCCCCTCGGGGCGGCCGGTCGAGACCATCCTGCGGGCGCTGGAGCAATACGACATTGACGTCGTGCTGACCGGCACGCCCATTCGCAGCTTGCTGCAAGAGAAGCTCATCGGCAGCACCAGCATGGGCTTGGTGCGCTCCACAAAAACGCCCATCACGCTGCTGCGGCCCCAGCTCATCTCCACCTACATGCGCGAGGAGCTGGCCCTGCGCTGCCGCAACCTATGGCACTCGCTGCTGATCCCCTACAACCACAGCCAGGCTGCCCGCCACAGCATCGAACAAATTGCAAACTACGTGCGCAACGCTGCCCAGAACTCGCATTGGTTGCAGCGCTGCGTACTGTGTTGGGTGGTTGAGGATGGCGGCCGGCGCGAGGCGCTGGCCGACTCGCGCGTGCAGGACGCCCAAAAGACGCTGCAATCGGTCAAAGCAGAGCTGGAGGCGCTGGATCTGCAAGTGGAGACGCAAGTGCGGCGCGGTAGCCCGTTCGTCCAGATCGTCGAAGCCGCCTCGGCGTTCGATATCAGCGCGATCGCCATTAGCACCGACGCTCAGATCACCTTGCGCGATCTGACCGTGCCCAGCGTGGCCAACGAGCTGTTGCGCCGCAGCTGGTACCCGGTACTGACCTTCCCCAGGCACGCTTAA
- a CDS encoding anhydro-N-acetylmuramic acid kinase, with protein sequence MATPQCAIGLMSGTAMDGIDAACVEIAGEQPDGLELRLLAGERYPYPPELRSRLAAACEGSPLSLAEWARLDDAVAHQFARGAQHLQRHCPAAALIGSHGQTAFHRPPVPGEAGLGYSLQLGRGAAIAHQTGLPTVSNFRAADIAAGGHGAPLVPKVDACLLGHPHRDRCIQNIGGISNVTYLPAQRQPDWANRVLGWDAGPGNALLDLAVQQLSAGEQSYDRDGQWAAQGTPCQPLVRQWLQQAFFRQPPPKSTGRELFGERYLQQCWQQAQAHSLRPADWLATLTEFTAAAIADSYRRFLPQLPDEVLLCGGGRHNTYLRTRLQALLTPVQVLTTDWAGLDGDFKEAITFAVLADWRHRWAYPGNLPPVTGAQYPVLLGECHPPASAGA encoded by the coding sequence ATGGCAACCCCCCAATGCGCGATCGGTTTGATGAGCGGCACGGCCATGGACGGCATTGATGCCGCCTGCGTCGAGATTGCTGGTGAGCAACCGGATGGGCTGGAGCTGCGGCTGCTGGCTGGCGAGCGCTACCCCTATCCGCCCGAGCTGCGATCGCGGCTGGCCGCCGCCTGCGAAGGCAGCCCCCTCTCGCTGGCGGAGTGGGCCCGGCTGGATGATGCCGTGGCGCACCAGTTTGCGCGCGGCGCCCAGCACTTGCAGCGCCACTGCCCCGCCGCCGCGCTCATCGGCTCCCACGGCCAAACGGCGTTCCACCGGCCGCCGGTCCCGGGCGAGGCCGGACTGGGCTACAGCCTGCAGCTGGGGCGCGGGGCCGCGATCGCTCACCAGACGGGGCTGCCCACGGTCAGCAACTTTCGCGCCGCCGACATCGCGGCCGGCGGCCACGGCGCGCCGCTGGTGCCCAAGGTCGATGCCTGCCTGTTGGGCCACCCCCACCGCGATCGCTGCATTCAAAACATCGGCGGCATCAGCAACGTCACTTACCTGCCGGCGCAGCGCCAACCGGATTGGGCCAACCGCGTCCTGGGCTGGGACGCGGGACCGGGCAACGCCTTGCTGGACCTAGCGGTCCAGCAGTTGAGTGCGGGGGAGCAATCCTACGATCGCGACGGCCAGTGGGCGGCCCAGGGAACCCCCTGCCAGCCGCTAGTGCGGCAGTGGCTGCAGCAGGCCTTCTTTCGGCAGCCGCCGCCCAAATCCACCGGCCGCGAGCTGTTTGGCGAGCGCTACCTGCAGCAGTGCTGGCAGCAGGCGCAGGCGCATTCGTTGAGACCGGCCGACTGGCTGGCCACGCTGACCGAGTTCACCGCTGCCGCCATTGCCGACAGCTACCGCCGCTTCCTGCCGCAGCTGCCCGATGAAGTGCTGTTGTGCGGCGGCGGCCGGCACAATACCTACCTCCGGACGCGCTTGCAGGCGCTGCTGACCCCAGTCCAGGTGCTGACCACCGACTGGGCCGGCTTGGACGGGGACTTCAAAGAAGCGATCACCTTTGCGGTGCTGGCGGACTGGCGCCATCGCTGGGCCTATCCGGGAAACCTGCCGCCGGTGACGGGCGCGCAGTACCCCGTTCTGCTGGGCGAGTGCCACCCGCCTGCCTCGGCCGGCGCTTAA